Proteins from a genomic interval of Dermacentor variabilis isolate Ectoservices chromosome 8, ASM5094787v1, whole genome shotgun sequence:
- the LOC142590473 gene encoding uncharacterized protein LOC142590473, producing MSLAESITLKTACHTPSKVIGQVEVGMQCSLPLADKSVGCCFKAWSESRSVQTTETVEQLSSTSGLTNAMSLAESITAKMAFQAPSKVVGQDNVGMQCSLPLVDKSVGCCFKAWSVSRTMQTMETLDELSSTSAPRPSISPSTATCDYEADKLFHLEAHASIHTGEKPFQCPSCPRSFSYRTNLKVHLRIHTADKPYQCPSCSRSFSEKCKLMKHLRTHTGEKPYRCPSCLQSFSEKGNLMKHLRTHTGEKPFQCPSCLQSFSQKASLKSHLHIHTGEKPYQCPSCSQSFSGKTHLKEHLRTHTGEKPFECLSCSQSFSRKTYLKIHMRTHTGEKPYQCPSCTQSFSEKCNLMRHLRTHTGEKPYQCPSCSRSFSEKGKLMKHLRTHTGEKPYQCPSCSQSFSEKGNLVKHLRTHTGEKPFHCSSCLQSFSQKASLKSHLRTHTGEKPYRCPSCSQSFSRKNHLKEHLRTHTGEKPYQCPLCPQSFSLKSVMKVHQRIHTGDRPYSCTVCSRSFTQSHHLSRHKRAQHHDTLE from the exons ATGAGCCTAGCTGAAAGCATCACTCTCAAAACGGCATGCCACACCCCTTCCAAGGTCATCGGTCAGGTCGAGGTTGGCATGCAGTGCAGCTTGCCTCTGGCTGACAAGTCTGTTGGGTGCTGCTTCAAAGCATGGAGCGAGTCTAGGAGCGTGCAGACTACGGAGACTGTGGAGCAGTTAAGCTCCACCTCAG gcctcacaaatGCGATGAGCCTAGCTGAAAGCATCACTGCCAAAATGGCATTCCAAGCCCCGTCCAAGGTCGTCGGTCAGGACAACGTTGGCATGCAGTGCAGCTTGCCTCTGGTTGACAAGTCTGTCGGGTGCTGCTTCAAAGCATGGAGCGTGTCGAGAACCATGCAGACTATGGAGACTCTGGATGAGTTAAGCTCCACCTCAG cACCAAGGCCTTCAATTTCTCCATCAACTGCCACATGTGACTACGAGGCTGATAAACTGTTTCATCTGGAAGCGCATGCCAGCATCCATactggcgagaagccatttcagtgcccttcatgccctcggaGCTTCTCTTACAGAACCAACTTAAAAGTTCACCTGCGCATCCACACAGCCGacaagccatatcagtgcccttcatgttctcggagcttctcagaaaaATGCAAGCTTATGAAAcatctgcgcacccacacaggtgagaagccatatcgGTGCCCTTCATGCTTGcagagcttctcagaaaagggcAACCTTATGAAGCACctacgcacccacacaggtgagaagccatttcaatgcccttcatgccttcagagcttctcacaaaaggccAGCCTGAAATCACACCTGCACattcacacaggcgagaagccatatcagtgcccttcatgctctcagagcttctcaggAAAGACCCACCTGAAAgagcacctgcgcacccacacaggtgagaagccatttgagtgcctttcatgctctcagagcttctcacgaaagaccTACCTgaaaatccacatgcgcactcacacaggcgagaagccatatcaatgcCCTTCATGCACTCAGAGCTTCTCAGAAAAGTGCAACCTTATGagacacctgcgcacccacacaggcgagaagccatatcagtgcccttcatgttctcggagcttctcagaaaagggcAAGCTTATGaaacacctgcgcacccacacaggtgagaagccatatcaatgTCCTTCATGCTCAcagagcttctcagaaaagggcAACCTTGTGAAGCACctacgcacccacacaggtgagaagccatttcattgctcttcatgccttcagagcttctcacaaaaggccAGCCTGAAatcccacctgcgcacccacacaggcgagaagccatatcggtgcccttcatgctctcagagcttctcacgaaagaacCACCTGAAAgaacacctgcgcacccacacaggtgaaaagccatatcagtgccctttgtgccctcagagcttctcattGAAGAGTGTCATGAAGGTACACCAGCGCATTCATACAGGTGACCGGCCATACAGTTGCACTGTATGCTCCAGGTCCTTTACACAGTCTCATCACTTGAGCAGACATAAGAGAGCACAGCACCATGACACACTAGAGTAG